A part of Hippopotamus amphibius kiboko isolate mHipAmp2 chromosome 16, mHipAmp2.hap2, whole genome shotgun sequence genomic DNA contains:
- the LOC130838439 gene encoding vomeronasal type-1 receptor 2-like, whose amino-acid sequence MAAEDLAVGTIFLSQTLFGILGNFSLLYHYLCLYCSGYRLRTTDLIVKNLIAANILVLFSSGFHDTVKTLEWHLMDSDFACRFFPYVRGVGRGVSIGTTCLLSVFQAITISPQTSRWAELKVRAQQLVFPSIILCWMVNMLVNVVYPLYMSGILSNKSITDRKTFGHCSAVRHDQTRDSSYAALISFPDVLCFVVMALAIGCTVFTLYRHKQRVQNIHRISVSCTSSPESRATKTILLLVSTFIYFNSLSVISNIILAVFNSIDFSFVKSSAIIIACFPTLSPFLFMSRDSRKSRPFFGGIRHPKSPKLIRSM is encoded by the coding sequence ATGGCTGCTGAGGATTTGGCAGTGGGAACAATCTTCTTATCACAGACTCTCTTTGGAATTCTGGgcaatttctctcttctttaccaTTACCTCTGCCTGTATTGCTCTGGGTATAGGCTGAGGACCACAGATTTGATTGTCAAGAATCTGATTGCAGCCAACATCTTGGTGCTGTTCTCTAGTGGATTTCACGATACAGTGAAAACACTTGAATGGCACCTCATGGACAGTGATTTTGCGTGCAGATTTTTCCCATATGTTCGTGGAGTGGGCAGGGGAGTGTCTATTGGCACCACCTGCCTCTTGAGTGTCTTCCAGGCCATCACCATCAGTCCCCAGACCTCCAGGTGGGCAGAACTTAAAGTGAGAGCTCAGCAGTTGGTTTTCCCTTCAATCATCCTGTGCTGGATGGTGAACATGCTGGTAAATGTCGTGTATCCTCTGTACATGAGCGGAATATTGAGCAACAAGAGCATCACAGACAGGAAGACTTTTGGACACTGTTCTGCTGTTCGTCATGACCAAACCAGAGACTCATCATATGCAGCGTTGATATCATTCCCTGATGTCTTATGTTTTGTGGTCATGGCCTTGGCCATTGGCTGCACGGTTTTCACCCTGTACAGGCACAAGCAGAGGGTCCAAAACATTCATAGGATCAGCGTCTCCTGCACCTCCTCCCCTGAGTCCAGAGCCACCAAAACCATCCTTCTCCTCGTGAGCACCTTTATCTACTTTAACTCCCTTTCCGTTATCAGTaatattattttggctgtttttaacagtattgatttttcctttgtgaaatcGTCTGCAATAATCATTGCCTGTTTCCCAACTCTCAGCCCCTTTCTTTTCATGAGCCGTGACTCCAGGAAATCCAGGCCCTTCTTTGGTGGGATAAGGCATCCAAAATCCCCTAAGCTCATAAGAAGCATGTAA